The Sulfurospirillum deleyianum DSM 6946 nucleotide sequence CCTGCCTATACGCTAGGAGGTATATTATGGCATTAAATACACATATCGAAACGTTATGCAAAGAGCTTCAACTCTCAACCGTTAATGACGTTCATCATGAAATGGCTAATCGTGCCGCAAAAGAGGGTTGGAAATATGGTGAATATCTTTATGAGATACTCAAACTCGAAGCAAACAATAGAGCTGTACGCTCTCGTGCTACTTTGACAAAAATGGCAGGATTTCCAACCATTAAAACACTTGAACAGTTTGATTTTAATTTCACAGTTGGTGTAAATAGAAGACAAATTGAGGAGCTCTCAACATTAGAGTTTATCAAGCGAAATGAAAATATCATCCTTCTTGGACACTCTGGTGTTGGGAAAACCCATCTGGCTATTGCACTGGCGTATCAAGCTGTTCAAAAACGTATTAAAGCAAGATTTATCACAGTAGCTGATCTTATTTTGCAGATGAGTAACGCAAAAAAAGAGAAACGCTATGATTCATTTATACGTCAAGCCATTATGGCACCAGCGTTATTAGTCATTGATGAGATTGGCTATTTCCCAATGAGCAAAGAAGATGCTCATCATTTCTTTCAAGTGATCTCTAAACGCTATGAACGTGGTGCAACTATCGTTACATCCAATCTCGTCTTTAGTCAGTGGAGTGGCATCTTTGCCAATGATAAAGTGGTAACGACTGCCATTTTAGATAGATTATTACATCACTCCCATATTATCAATATTCTAGGAGATTCATTTCGTTTAAAAGAGAAAAAAGATGAGGGAATCGTAGATTCAGATTTGTATAAGTTTAAAGCTAAAAATTCGGTGAAAGGAGAAGAAATAACGCAAGGTGCTTAAGGTTACGTTTCGTAATTTTTTTACGAAAAAACTGCTGAATTTAACTCCGCCCTTGACATATAAAATACTCTTTTGTGTTGTACCCCACCACAAAGTCTCCATCAAAACCCAGTGATCCAATGTCTCCAATATGTTGAATGATCAATTGATATGCCAAAGAAGCTTCAGATGCAAGGATAAAAAAGCCATCCCTGACATTTGTGAGATGATGATTCAAAGTATGGAATCTTTCGATATGTTCATATTGTGCATGTGGTAAATACGCATCTAAAAAACGTTTTACAAATAAGGTTTGTTCTTTTTCGATTGCTCCAATAAAGAACAAAGACGTAGAAGAAGGTAAGGAAGATAAAAAAGTTAAATGTGGCATGATAAACCTTTAAAGAGTAATGTTTGAACAACGAAATTCTAAAGTTTTATGTGGACATATTCATGTCGCATTAAAAAACGAAGATGATATGCAACACCAAATTATCTTAGAAAGTGTTGTGGGTGAGTTTAGGAGATTGATGAAAAAAGCTGTTTAAAATTTACTATTGATTAACAAAGAGTTTGAAAACTATTTAATCTGTTATCTTATACTTTCACTACCAAGACAAAAACCTCCTTTTTGTGAATAATCTAACACTTTTTTATAACCAACGCTCGAATTGCCCGGTTCGAGCGTTTCTTTCTTTCAAAGTCTCAAATACACTTCATTTTAATCATAAATTAACTTAGGTTCATAATATTATTGGCTATAATCGAATGAATTAATCATAAAGAAGTATCGTGAGACTGATTCATTTTTCGGACACGTGTCAGACGAAGTACAATTCTATACATATAGAATTTTTTTTAAAAGCTTCTTGCAGATTTAGTAAACATGAAGATATAAGTTTGCCTCTAATATAAGGCGTTGACACTAAAATTAAAAGGAATATGCAGCATGGCAAAATACATCTTGTTTGATACCGAAACCACAGGAAATAACGAAGAAGATAGAATCATACAAATTGGTGCGATGATTGTTGATGCCAAAGGCCAAGTAGAAGTATTTGATGAGTTGTGTAGCACCGTGTTACCTATTAAAGTAGAGGCTATGGCTGTCCATGGAATTACTCCCAATTTAATTGAAGGCAAAGGCCTTTTTACTGATACCAATTTTTATAAAACATTGCTTTCTCTCAATAATCAAGAAAATTACCTCATAGCGCATAATATGCCTTTTGATATGGGTATGTTGCAAAAAGAGGGATTTATTCCAGACCTTAAAATCATCGATACGCTTAGAGTTGCAAAGCATCTAATCCCAAATTCTCCATCAAAAGCACTTCAGTATCTTAGATATGATCTTGAACTCTACAAAAATGAACAAGCTGAAGCAGATAAATACAATATAACGATAAAAGCACACGATGCGATTGGTGATGTTCTTGTTATGAAATTACTCTTGTCCAAGCTTGTAGTCCTTGTAAAAGAGAACTATCCAGATGTTAATCCAATGATAAAGATGGAAGAGCTTACTAGCACACCAATTTTTATAGAGACTTTTACTTTTGGTAAATACAAAGATCGTAAAATTGCTGAAGTTTGCAATGAAGATATGGGTTATATAAATTGGATGAAGAAGAATATGGATTTAGATGAAGACATGAAATATACGCTTGATAAGATTATAAAGGGATAGTTAGTTGATCGAAGTACTGGTAGCTCCAAACCTTCAAACACAAAGATTTTAGAAACTATTGGCGTCTAACACAGGTTTATAAACACTCACAAATTTTTAGATAAGTACATATCAGATATTACAATGATTAGATTTTATCAGCTTAACGTTGGCCTAAATATTGGGGATGGATACATAGCAAATAAAAGAATAAATTAAAAAATGTGAAAAGTAGAGGAAAGTGTGGATGCACTTTCCTTCATTGACAGAGTTGCCAAAGACTCTTAAGTGGTCTTTTGTAATTTGGAAGATAATTTGATAACTTCATGTAAAGATTGTCAAATGAACGTGGCATTAGAACATTTATCTCTTTTGCCAGAGATTTTAGAAAAACTCAAGTTGATTGAAAAAAATTTAGCTAACTTTGAAACAAAGCGTTGAATGAATGTTAAAGAAGTTGGGAACTACCTTGGATATTCAGCTGATCATATTTATAAATTAAGAGATGAAGAGTTTGTTGAAGGCATTCATTTTCATAAAAAAGGCAAACTTCTATTTGATAGAATTGAAATTGATAAATGGGTAATAGGTGATTCACAAAACAAATATCTTCATTCTAAAGAAAGGGTTGATGCTATTTTAAAATCGGTTTTGGACAAAAGTAATTCTTGATAAAAAATCAATATTAAACTATAATATAACAGTTAAATAACACTATTAAAAGGTTATATATGATTATTTCTGTTATCAATAAAAAAGGTGGTGTAGGTAAAACACCTATCTCATTTTCTCTAGCTAAAGATCTCGGCTATTACTTACAGTCTAATGATAATTCAGTCATTGAATCCATTTACCCCGATATGGCAAAGATCTCATCAAACCCTGAGATTATTGAAAATTGTGTGTATGACTTTGGAGGATTTGTATCATCAGGTGTCCTTCCTATTCTAAAAGCAAGCGCTGCTATTTTAATTCCAACATCCAATGATTATAATTCTATCCTTCGTACTGTTGAAACCATTGAAGAGATTCAACCTTTGAATGAGAATCTTTTTATTGTTGTCACAAAGACAGAAAAAGAGAGTGATTTTGAGACAGTGAAAAGTGCTATTAATCAGCATTTTGATAATTTAGAATTTTTTGAGCTTCGACTTTCTAAAGCCTTTAAAAATACTATTGAAACAGGTTTGAGTCTCACTGAGCTTTATCATGAAACACCTCTTTCAAAAAGTGCTTATAAAACAGTGTACCGTCAGTATAAAACAATTCTCGATCTTTTTAAAGGAGAATAATCACCATGGCTGAAAAGAAATCGATTGATTCTATTTTGGGAAAAGCAAAAACAACAGTGACTTCTACTTTTGCAGAGAGTGAACGTAAAAAAGGTGGACGTCCTAGAAAACCTGAGTGTGAACATGCTAAAGAGAATCGCTTCGCTACTTACTTTAGCCCAAGCGAACTAGCACTTGTTGAATCGGCTGCGAATAGTTATGGTATGACCATTGGCAAGTTTATAAAAATGGCAGCGCTCAGGATGGCAAAAATAGAAAAATAGTTGTTTATTAACGCTATTATACTATTATAAAATATTAGTATATGTTCATAAAATATTTCATAATTTATGAACATATCTCTAACAATGAAGTGACTAGTTATGAATGTGTTATAATATAGCTAATTAATTTTAAAGGAGGCAGGTATGAGTCGTGAAGATATTTTATCTTTTTTACAAACGCATAAAGATGAGCTTTATCAAAAATATTCTGTCACTAAAATTGGTTTATTTGGTAGCTATGCAAAAGGTACAGCAACGAATGAAAGTGATGTTGACGTCATTGTTCAGCTCGATAAACCAAATCTCTTAACTCTCTCAGCTATTCGCCAAGAATTACAAGAGAGCTTTAAAACACCTGTTGATGTTATTCGCCTTAGAGATACAATGAATCCTTTTTTAAAACAGCAAATTACACAAGAAGCTATTTATGTCTAATACCATTTTAGTGATAGAGACACTAAAACAGATTGCAAACTCAGCAGAAAGAATCTTACTTCGCTTCGCAAAAGTTCCTAATTTGGATTATTTTCTAATAACTGATGAGGGACTTGAAAAACTCGATGCATTTTGTATGCAACTTATTGCCATTGGTGAGAGCCTTAAACATATTGATAAACTTACCAACAATTTACTTCTTAAAAATTACCCTGAGATTGATTGGAAAGCTGTCAAAGGGATGAGAGATATTATTACACATCACTATTTTGATCTGGATGCAGAAGCAGTTTATGATGTGTGCCAAAATGACATCAAACCTCTTTTGGATGCCATTAATCGAATTATTGCGGATGTAGAAAAAGAGTCTTCACTTTAAAATTCTGTATATTTATTTTCTAGAACAAAACTTGTGTTAGACGAAGGGCAATTTTAGCCATTTCCAATTCTCTTAAAATCCTCAAATAAAAACACTTTTTACATCTTTGCACTAGCTCATCCCTATCTCGGTTTGTTGCATTTAATCTAAAGACAATAATTACGCTTCTTTAAACAACTCCTCCACAGACACATCAAAGAGTTTAGAGAGTCTAAACAGATGTGAGATATTAAAATGCTTTCCATGTGCATAGTTTTCCATATTGGCATAAAAGCCAGGAGCCTTTTGCCCAATAGAGAGTGCCACTTCAAGCTGACTCATCTTTTTTTCTTTACGAAGACGCTTTACATTCCTTGAAATCATTCTAAAAAAGGCTTCTTCCTCTTCTTCTGTCACAATATTCGGAATTTGTAACATTTTTATCCCTATAGATAATTTTTCTATAAGGTTAGTTTGATTATAGTTTTCCTTCAATCCTCTATGGAGATACTCTCCATAGGAATATATTTAAAACTATATACTGTGCTTTAAAATATTATTTTTAGAAGAGTCTTTAAGAGGAAATGTGTGATTTTACATAAAAGGAAATAGGTATGAAGTATTGGGGGCATTTCGTTTCATTGAGTATGGCGGTTGTATTAAGTGGGTGTGCTTCAAGTTATTCTGATAGTGGCACGTTTATTCCAAGTCCTAAAGACGTTGGAAATATGTTATCTAAAAAAGAGACTCCGCAAGAGTTAATTGCTAAAAGTCAGGATAAGGAATTAACAAAAACCTTTGTAGAGGGTAAATTTACTAAGGTCACCAGTATTAATGCACTCCCTTATGGATTGTCCTTAGAGTGTAAACTGTCAAGGGCGGAGTTAAATTCAGCAGTTTTTTCGTAAAAAAATTACGAAACGTAACCTTAAGCACCTTGCGTTATTTCTTCTCCTTTCACCGAATTTTTAGCTTTAAACTTATACAAATCTGAATCTACGATTCCCTCATCTTTTTTCTCTTTTAAACGAAATGAATCTCCTAGAATATTGATAATATGGGAGTGATGTAATAATCTATCTAAAATGGCAGTCGTTACCACTTTATCATTGGCAAAGATGCCACTCCACTGACTAAAGACGAGATTGGATGTAACGATAGTTGCACCACGTTCATAGCGTTTAGAGATCACTTGAAAGAAATGATGAGCATCTTCTTTGCTCATTGGGAAATAGCCAATCTCATCAATGACTAATAACGCTGGTGCCATAATGGCTTGACGTATAAATGAATCATAGCGTTTCTCTTTTTTTGCGTTACTCATCTGCAAAATAAGATCAGCTACTGTGATAAATCTTGCTTTAATACGTTTTTGAACAGCTTGATACGCCAGTGCAATAGCCAGATGGGTTTTCCCAACACCAGAGTGTCCAAGAAGGATGATATTTTCATTTCGCTTGATAAACTCTAATGTTGAGAGCTCCTCAATTTGTCTTCTATTTACACCAACTGTGAAATTAAAATCAAACTGTTCAAGTGTTTTAATGGTTGGAAATCCTGCCATTTTTGTCAAAGTAGCACGAGAGCGTACAGCTCTATTGTTTGCTTCGAGTTTGAGTATCTCATAAAGATATTCACCATATTTCCAACCCTCTTTTGCGGCACGATTAGCCATTTCATGATGAACGTCATTAACGGTTGAGAGTTGAAGCTCTTTGCATAACGTTTCGATATGTGTATTTAATGCCATAATATACCTCCTAGCGTATAGGCAGGTAAAACTATATACGCTAACATAGGTATAAATTGATCGTAACTTTGAAGATCACGAGTGGGAATGTGAATAGTTATTCTATTGGATGTTTGGCTATCTTGTGTTACACTTTTAGTGGTGGCTTTGAGCGGGTGTATCCCATGATAAGTCTTAGGCAGAGGAAGCAACTGCAATTGCTCTTCTGCTAACAGATCAAACGCTCTGTGGAGTGTTGTTTGATGTATTCTCGCATTTGCTGTAAAATCTAACCAATCTATGACTGCCGCATTGGCATTTTCTAATGTCATCTTATAGCCCATCAGGGAAAGTCTCACTTTAAACATATTGTGAAAACTGTATCGGAAATAGTGATTAAATCTCTCTACTTTTCCCTTGGTTTGTGCACGATAAGGTTTACAAACTTTTAAAGCCATACCACAATGTTTTTGGGCAAAGTCGCGGAATTGTTCATTGAATTTATGCTTACCATATCCATAAGCATTGCGTTTGGAAATAACCGTCTTCATATTATCATAGAGTGCCTCATGTGGCACACCACCAAAATAACTAAAGGCGTTCATGTGGCATTTTATGAGAGTGTCTACTTTCTCATCCATCACATATTCCACATAAGATGCTCTAGAGTATCCCATAGTTGCAACAAATGCAGATAAATTATCTTTGGGAAATTCAACCCAATCCACTTGCATCTGTTGAGCCTTGTTTGTCTCAAATCTGACAAGTGGTTCTTCGTTTTTTACTTTCTGACGAAGCTCATAACGAAGCATAATATCTTTCATCCACCGAAGACTTCCTCGATAACCAAGTTTCTGAATCTCATCATATATGGATGTATTGGGGATAGAAATACCTAATGCGTGTGCCTCTTCTAGCATTCTTGCTATATTGGGCAGATACGGATCAACCGTTGTCTCTACAGGTTCTCTTTTTATAACAGGAATATAACCCTCTGGCAGCTTCGCATACTTCGCAACGGTATCTCTGTTAATGTCAAGTTTACGTGCAATAGCACTCTTACTCAGACCATCTTTGAGCATCTTATGAATCATTTTTACATCACCTTTTTTAAGCATCTGTCTCCTTTCAATATATTTGAAAAAAGACTTTAGCAGAACTAATCTGCTCATTTAAGCTTTTGGTTGTAAAAACTACTTTTTAGCAGCTTTTTATACTGCCCATTTTAACTCCGCCCTTGACAGTTTGTCGGGTACAACCGTAAAAGAGGGGCTCCTTATTATTACTTTTAAAGAAGCCCCAAAAACAATCCTTTCTTACAATGCTAAAGAGGTCAAAGAGTATTTAAAAGCAAATGCACTGTATAGAGAAGATGGTTATGAATACAATGAAGAAGAAGTAGCCAAACGCTTCCCTAAACAAGTAGTTCCTAAATAATAATACTATTGACTTGGGCGTAGACATATTTTACTGCTTACTGCACTAAAATCCTACTGTACGTTAATATCCTCATATTTTTAGGTGTAACGCTCGAATTTTTTTATTTGAGCGTTCTTCCTTCGGTATCAGAATATTGTTTAGAGAGAGGATGGCTTTTTTGTTAATGTGGCCCAAAATTTTGTTTGTAAAAAAGAACAATTTCTTCTCTTTAGAATCTCTGCCGTTTACCTGTGTCAGACGAAGTGCAATTTTAGGCATATACAGTTTTGTTGAACCCTCAAAAGAAGGGCACTTTTTTAAAAGTTTATGCCTTCTTTTAGATTTTATTTGACAACTAGCATTTATACTTATTGTTTTATAGCCGATATTAGTCTATAATTTCATTTAGGAGTTAGCCATGCAAGAAACACAAGCACTTAATCTTTTAGATATTCCAAGAAGCACCTTTAAAGAGTGGAGCAATCCAACGCATAAAAAACATAAGCTTTATTTACTTCTAAAACATATCGATGCAACGTATGCAGAATCGTGTATTGCTCAAAAAGTTCCTAAAAAAATACTGATTATTTTAAATCGTAATATAAAACAAGAAGAGCGATTTAGTGACAATGAGATTTTTAAACTCTTCTCTAAAAAAAGTTATGCAAAATTAACCTCGCGCGAGAGAGTGGCCTTTGCCAAAATTGTTCGTGAATGTGAAGAGGAAGAGTTCAATGAACTTTTCAATGAAGGTGTTGTTTCCAAAGAAGCTTTTCTGCATTTGTTGAGTGCTTCACCATTAGCACCATTTTCAGCACTAACTGTATCTCATAATACTCTTTCGCGAACACGCCATGTATGATTTTTCATCTCAAGCAAAAATGTTAGGCTATGCAATTCAAGTATTAAAAGAAGTCAACGTATACGATCAAGCCTCTTTTGGAGGAGGCACAGCATTAAGTGCTTATTATTGGAATCATCGCTATTCAACCGATGTTGATATTTTTCTTACAACGTCAGGTAGTTTACCACAGTTAAGAGCAGCTATTCAAAAGATGAATATTAGTGATGATATACGCTTTCCTGGCAACTACCTTGAAATATTGATTTCAGATACAGAAAAAATACAATTTTTTGAAACAAAACCAAAAATGCCTCAAGGTCGTATCTTAACTTCTATTTGGGAGTTTAATGATATTTACATAGAAGGTATTGAAGAAATTTTGGTTAAAAAGATTTACTATCGAGCCCATAAAGGCAATACAAGAGATATTTTTGATATTGCTGTTGGTCTAGCAAAGAACCCTAATTTCTTTCAACTGTGTTTATCAGAAAAGGCATTGACACAAGAACATGTGGATATATTTAAAAATACATTGATGATGATTACTAATAATAAAGAGCTAATGGCAATCTATCAAGATGAAATTGCTTTAATGGAGCCAGCAAAAGAATATTTAGATTTTGCAAACCACGCACCACAAATCATATTAGATTGCTTGTAAAATAAACACATACCTAGTCATGCAAAAACTTCTAAATTGAATCATTTCAAATAACCTTTTACTACACTTCCGGTTGTAGCGACCGATAAATCGTTGAATATAATCTGCACTTTTATAGCATTGCATCGTGCTTGATAAGTTAGTTTCTTATCCCCTTTTTAAACGAAGGTTGGCGTTCTATATGTAGCTCGTGTACATATAAAGTGGGTGTATGCTTTGCGCATCATGACCCATAGCTTAAGTAGCTATATAACAAGAATCTCTAAATTAGAAGATAATGAAAGTATAGCACCAAAAAAAGATGCTCTTGCATTTTTACCCGTTTTGGTATGAAGAGAAAAGAGCAGTTTGAAGTGCTAAAAAGTACCACTCTATCGAGCTTCTAAAAAACAGTGTCCGTTGAATTTCATTTTTTAATTCAATGGCTAAATTCAACACTTTTTTCAACGTTTTTTATTTCATTTCAAAACAAAAACGAATAGTAGTATCTCAATTAAAAAAAGGATACTGCAATGAAACCAATTTCTTCTAAACAGTTGTTGCATTTTTATGCCAGAATGCCAGAGCCTCTCCAACAGGAAGTGCTTGAAAAAACATTTGAACAGTATTACACTTTAAAAAGCAGAAATACTGAAGGACTTAATCGTTCAATGCTTTATCACCAAGCATTACTGTTTGTTCTGAAACAATATAATGATACTTTAACACTAGGTTCTGCTAAAAAGAACTCTAAAGAACTTGATAGCCTAGATGCAAAAAATAAACTACAGCTTAAAATGTTTGATTCATCTCAGAAAAGAAGTGCTAAAAAACGATCTAAACTTCTCGATCAATATGCATCATTAATCTATCAATTAAAAGAAAAAGAGGGGAAAAGTTATTCGCAAATCTGTCTCCATCTTGGCAAATCAAAGAAATTCAAAGTTGATACAACCTATCTTTGCAAACTCTACCCCATTATTAAGCAGAATATCGAAGATTTAAAAGCTATGACTATGGAAAAAAACAGCATTTTATAAAATTGAATCATTGCAAAACGAATAGTATATATAACTGAGCTTTCGCACCTAATTCCAATAAAAGAATAGTCTAAAAAGGCTATTCTTTCGAGCGTTTAGAAGAGTGCCATCTCCATATTGACAAATGAAAAAAGTCTGTTAAAGCCCTATATTAGGCACTTTTAGCTATAATAAAAATAAAGAATATCATCCATGAATCTTCAAGAACAGATCCTATCGGCCATAAATACAACGCTTAAAAACCCCATATATCAAACACTGCAACTCTTAAACATCAAGAGTATTTTACACCGTGCTAACTTTGTAAAGAAAAGAGAAGGCGTAGCCCCCTATCTTGTTGTATTACACTTTGTCTATATGTTGGTGATGAATAAAAAGATATCTTCGTTTATGCACCAAAGCAATGAGAGTTTTAAAAAAGACACCTACTACAGACTTTTGCAAAATAGTAGCTACAACTGGAGAAAACTTCTCTCTTTAAGCACTTTAAAAATCATCAAGCTTTTGCATAAAGTCCAAGATGCTTCGTCAATAAAAGTCTTTATTATGGATGATACGGTTGAGGGTAAAACAGGTAAATATATAGAGGGGAGTCGTGATGGACTTTGGAGCAATAAAGAGAAGCGAACCATTAGAGGGATCAATGTTGTTTCTTTGAATTATAGTGATGGTTATTCAAATTTTATGATAGATTTTGCAATGAGCATGGGAAACTATGCCCGCGTTAAAGTTGAAGAGTTTAGTACAGAACTCGATATCCGTTGCAACGCTTACAAACGAAGAATGGAGATTATGGAGGGTAAGTCTAAGATAGCATTGGCTATGGTAAAAAGAGCTGTACACAGTGGTATATACGCTGATTACTTGCTGGTTGACAGTTGGTACTCTAAACCAGCCTTTATCCAAGAGATGAACGATTTGGGTCTAAAGGTCATTTCAAGAATTGCTAACAACACTAAGATTTGGAACTTTAATGACAAAGAAAAAACACTGAATGCCATGTATGAAAAACACAAAAAGCTTAAAAATGCCAAAGTGGGAACATATGGCAAGAAGATTCGCTTTAGCTATTTTTCAACCGTTGTTGAACATAAAAATGCAGGGAAACTCAAAATTGTTTTTATTAAAACCACCGACAATCTCATCCCTATTGTCTCCACCGATTTAGAACTCAATGATGAAGAGATTATTGAGATTTATAAACGACGATGGGATATAGAACAAGGCTATAAAGAGCTCAGAGAATACTTTGGGTTTGGACAAGAAGAAAATAGAATCTATGAAGCACTGATTGCTAGAATGACACTTTCATTCTTTGCTTACAATATTGTCAGCTACATCAATAGAATCAGCCATGAGCCAAAAACCATTGGTGGATTATTTAAAGATTTGGAGTGTGAACTCTACACGCTTTCTATTGCTATGCAAGCGTTTATTGAAATAATGGACAAAATAGCACAAATTGATGAGATTGTAAAGAACAATAAGGATTTTACCAGTATAATTGCTACACTACGAAGTGCAACTCAAGAATTGCTGGGATTTAGGTGCGAAAGATGAGTATATAAAGCATTATGTTTTATACCAAATTGTAATTACCCTAAAGGAGTTAGTATGTCAGGTGTTGTTATTCCTATTGTGCACGATCTCTATCTGGTTGCCGATAAAATTGAAATTTTAGAAAATAGAATTGTTCCTATATCTATTAGCGATTCTGGCAAAATTTTAAAGGCTCAACTGTTTGAAAAATCCCGCGATCATTTCATCATTAAGTCTATGTTTTGGGATCATACTAGACTTGTCAGCGGTGTTTACATATATCATCTGCATGAAATTTTCATCGCATTTGTGCACAATCGCCTGCGCAGCAAACAAGAGTATTTTATCTTCAATAAAAAATATGGATATGGTGTCAAGCTCTATTTTGGAAAGAGTAAAGAACCTGATCTTCACATGGAGGTATATGATAAACAAACCAATAGCTTTGTCTTGGTACAGAGCTTTTCGAAACTAGAATGTTGCATCATCGTACGAGAAATAAACAACTATTTGCATAAAGGTGAAATCAAAGAGGAATTTTTAGAAGGTAATGTTAAATGCAACTATAGTGGTAAGAGTTTTA carries:
- the istB gene encoding IS21-like element helper ATPase IstB, which codes for MALNTHIETLCKELQLSTVNDVHHEMANRAAKEGWKYGEYLYEILKLEANNRAVRSRATLTKMAGFPTIKTLEQFDFNFTVGVNRRQIEELSTLEFIKRNENIILLGHSGVGKTHLAIALAYQAVQKRIKARFITVADLILQMSNAKKEKRYDSFIRQAIMAPALLVIDEIGYFPMSKEDAHHFFQVISKRYERGATIVTSNLVFSQWSGIFANDKVVTTAILDRLLHHSHIINILGDSFRLKEKKDEGIVDSDLYKFKAKNSVKGEEITQGA
- a CDS encoding 3'-5' exonuclease, with amino-acid sequence MAKYILFDTETTGNNEEDRIIQIGAMIVDAKGQVEVFDELCSTVLPIKVEAMAVHGITPNLIEGKGLFTDTNFYKTLLSLNNQENYLIAHNMPFDMGMLQKEGFIPDLKIIDTLRVAKHLIPNSPSKALQYLRYDLELYKNEQAEADKYNITIKAHDAIGDVLVMKLLLSKLVVLVKENYPDVNPMIKMEELTSTPIFIETFTFGKYKDRKIAEVCNEDMGYINWMKKNMDLDEDMKYTLDKIIKG
- a CDS encoding helix-turn-helix domain-containing protein, coding for MNVKEVGNYLGYSADHIYKLRDEEFVEGIHFHKKGKLLFDRIEIDKWVIGDSQNKYLHSKERVDAILKSVLDKSNS
- a CDS encoding ParA family protein, with translation MIISVINKKGGVGKTPISFSLAKDLGYYLQSNDNSVIESIYPDMAKISSNPEIIENCVYDFGGFVSSGVLPILKASAAILIPTSNDYNSILRTVETIEEIQPLNENLFIVVTKTEKESDFETVKSAINQHFDNLEFFELRLSKAFKNTIETGLSLTELYHETPLSKSAYKTVYRQYKTILDLFKGE
- a CDS encoding nucleotidyltransferase family protein, giving the protein MSREDILSFLQTHKDELYQKYSVTKIGLFGSYAKGTATNESDVDVIVQLDKPNLLTLSAIRQELQESFKTPVDVIRLRDTMNPFLKQQITQEAIYV
- a CDS encoding HepT-like ribonuclease domain-containing protein, yielding MSNTILVIETLKQIANSAERILLRFAKVPNLDYFLITDEGLEKLDAFCMQLIAIGESLKHIDKLTNNLLLKNYPEIDWKAVKGMRDIITHHYFDLDAEAVYDVCQNDIKPLLDAINRIIADVEKESSL
- a CDS encoding helix-turn-helix transcriptional regulator; this encodes MLQIPNIVTEEEEEAFFRMISRNVKRLRKEKKMSQLEVALSIGQKAPGFYANMENYAHGKHFNISHLFRLSKLFDVSVEELFKEA
- the istA gene encoding IS21 family transposase — protein: MLKKGDVKMIHKMLKDGLSKSAIARKLDINRDTVAKYAKLPEGYIPVIKREPVETTVDPYLPNIARMLEEAHALGISIPNTSIYDEIQKLGYRGSLRWMKDIMLRYELRQKVKNEEPLVRFETNKAQQMQVDWVEFPKDNLSAFVATMGYSRASYVEYVMDEKVDTLIKCHMNAFSYFGGVPHEALYDNMKTVISKRNAYGYGKHKFNEQFRDFAQKHCGMALKVCKPYRAQTKGKVERFNHYFRYSFHNMFKVRLSLMGYKMTLENANAAVIDWLDFTANARIHQTTLHRAFDLLAEEQLQLLPLPKTYHGIHPLKATTKSVTQDSQTSNRITIHIPTRDLQSYDQFIPMLAYIVLPAYTLGGILWH
- a CDS encoding nucleotidyl transferase AbiEii/AbiGii toxin family protein, producing MLGYAIQVLKEVNVYDQASFGGGTALSAYYWNHRYSTDVDIFLTTSGSLPQLRAAIQKMNISDDIRFPGNYLEILISDTEKIQFFETKPKMPQGRILTSIWEFNDIYIEGIEEILVKKIYYRAHKGNTRDIFDIAVGLAKNPNFFQLCLSEKALTQEHVDIFKNTLMMITNNKELMAIYQDEIALMEPAKEYLDFANHAPQIILDCL
- a CDS encoding IS4 family transposase — protein: MNLQEQILSAINTTLKNPIYQTLQLLNIKSILHRANFVKKREGVAPYLVVLHFVYMLVMNKKISSFMHQSNESFKKDTYYRLLQNSSYNWRKLLSLSTLKIIKLLHKVQDASSIKVFIMDDTVEGKTGKYIEGSRDGLWSNKEKRTIRGINVVSLNYSDGYSNFMIDFAMSMGNYARVKVEEFSTELDIRCNAYKRRMEIMEGKSKIALAMVKRAVHSGIYADYLLVDSWYSKPAFIQEMNDLGLKVISRIANNTKIWNFNDKEKTLNAMYEKHKKLKNAKVGTYGKKIRFSYFSTVVEHKNAGKLKIVFIKTTDNLIPIVSTDLELNDEEIIEIYKRRWDIEQGYKELREYFGFGQEENRIYEALIARMTLSFFAYNIVSYINRISHEPKTIGGLFKDLECELYTLSIAMQAFIEIMDKIAQIDEIVKNNKDFTSIIATLRSATQELLGFRCER